From one Gracilinanus agilis isolate LMUSP501 chromosome 5, AgileGrace, whole genome shotgun sequence genomic stretch:
- the LOC123248663 gene encoding olfactory receptor 6C2-like — MRNHTGITFILQGLTDDPQLQVLLFIFLFLNYLLSIIGNLTIIILTLVDPYLKTPMYFFLRNFSFLEISLTTSCIPRYLYTISTGDNTISRNACFAQIFFVIFLGAAEFFLLATMSYDRYVAICKPLHYTTIMNSKVCNQLLLSSWMSGLMIILPPLSLGLQVEFCDSNVIDHFGCDAFPLLKIVCSDTELIERMVLIFAVLTLIITLFLVVLSYAYILRTVLRFPSAQQRQKAFSTCSSHMIVVSITYGSCIFMYMKPSAKEEVALNKMVSILTTSVTPVLNPFIYTLRNKQVIEAFKNLIKKIVFLLKQ; from the coding sequence ATGAGAAATCACACTGGGATAACATTTATCCTGCAGGGTCTGACAGATGACCCACAGCTGcaagttttgctttttatctttctgtttctcaACTACTTGTTGAGTATAATTGGGAACCTGACCATCATCATTCTCACCTTGGTAGATCCCTACCTAAAAActcctatgtatttttttcttagaaatttctCCTTCTTAGAAATATCACTCACAACTTCCTGTATTCCCAGGTACCTCTATACCATATCAACTGGGGACAATACCATTTCCCGTAATGCTTGTTTTGcccaaatattttttgtaatttttcttggGGCAGCAGAGTTCTTTCTTCTGGCTACTATGTCCTATGATCGTTATGTGGCCATCTGCAAACCTCTGCATTACACAACTATCATGAACAGTAAAGTCTGTAACCAACTCCTGTTGAGTTCCTGGATGTCTGGACTAATGATCATCCTTCCACCACTTAGCCTGGGCCTCCAAGTGGAATTCTGTGACTCCAATGTCATTGATCATTTTGGCTGTGATGCATTTCCCCTGCTGAAGATTGTGTGCTCAGATACAGAGCTCATAGAAAGAATGGTTTTAATTTTTGCTGTGTTGACACTCATCATTACCTTGTTCTTAGTGGTTTTGTCCTATGCCTACATtctcaggacagttctgagatTCCCCTCTGCTCAGCAAAGGCAAAAGGCCTTTTCCACCTGTTCCTCCCACATGATTGTTGTCTCCATCACTTATGGCAGCTGTATCTTCATGTATATGAAACCTTCTGCAAAGGAAGAAGTGGCTTTGAACAAGATGGTATCCATACTCACAACATCTGTCACCCCAGTGTTGAACCCCTTTATTTATACTCTGAGGAACAAGCAAGTTATAGAagcttttaagaatttaattaaaaagattgTGTTTCTCTTGAAGCAATAA